The following DNA comes from Arthrobacter sp. SLBN-83.
GCCACGGGCACCTTCCGGGCATCGATGGCCGCACCAACCATGGCGATGGACGCGATAGTCAACAGAATCCCGGTAATGATGCTGACCAGCCAGACGACGGCAGTGATGATCCACGCCTTCTTCTTGTTTTCCTGGTAGCCCTCCAGCGGACGGCCGTCCTTGTCCCGGGTGTTTCCGGTCAGGGTCATGATCAGGTCCACAATCGACCAGATGCCCGCACCGCCGGCCGTGAGCAGCTTCGCCACGCCGGTGCCGATCTTGCCCAGGTAGAAGCGGTCCACGCCAAAAGTGCCGAGCAGGAGGGAAAGGAGCCACGTGACCATGAAGGATTTCCGCGGCGCATCGGAGTAGGGGCCCTGGCCGTAGGGCGCGGACTGGTATTCCCCCTGCGGACCTGCCGGATACTGCCCCTCGAAAGCGGGCTGCGCGCCAAAGGAGGAAGGCGGCGGCGGAATGGGAGGCGCAGACGGTCCGTTCTGCTGCGGGTGGGGGTAATTCGGGTGGCTCATTGATGGTCCTTCTGTGCGGTAACAAGGGTGCGGTGATGAGGCGTGCTGTGGTCAGGGTGCAGGTCTTGGCCTCCGGTGTCCGGGCACGTGGAACGACGGCGTCTGCAATACGGGGGTGGGACCGTTGGGGCCGGGCCGGAAATAGTGCGCACCTGTGGCGCGGACGGTGCCAACGGCGGTGGCCAACCTCATGCTTTCCCCCAAAGCTGAAGAGTGTGTACTAAGTCAACCTACCGTGGACGGTAAAAAGCCGCGATGGGCAGAAATGCCCATCGCGGCGGGGAGCAGCCCCGGAAGCTAGGACGCGGCGGTGAAAAGCTTCACGGCGTCGCGCATGGATGCCCGGGCACGTTTGCGGTCCCCGGCGGCGTCGTAGGCGCAGCTGAGCCGGAACCAGGAACGCCAGTCGTCGGGAGCGGCCTCGGCCTCGGCCCGGTACTTTTCGAATTCGGCATCTGCAGCCGCCCGGACGATCCGGCCACCGGGCGTGCGCGGGAGCTCGTCCACCGGCAGGCCGCCTTCGGCTTCCAGGACCTTGGCCATCTGTTCGGTACGGGCTCCGAACATCAGCTCGCGGATCAGGGCCCAGGCGCCAACAATGGGCAGCACCAGGTAGGCGGCGCCGATGGCCTTGGCGGTCAGGTTGGCGTCCGACAGAAGCAGGAGGGAGCGCTGGAAGGACACCACCAGGTAGAACACCAGCAGCAGCGTCACCGCTGCCACCCAGATCTTGGTGCGGTTTTTCCGGAAGCCGGCTGCGAGCCCGTTCACGGCCTAGAGTCCCAGGTCCAGGTAACCGTCCAGGCCGACGGTCAGGCCGGGGTGCGCAGCGACGTTGCGAACGCCCAGGAGCACGCCCGGCATGAAGGAGGCACGGTCAAAGGAGTCGTGGCGGAGGGTCAGCTGCTCACCGGGACCGCCGAGGAGCACTTCCTGGTGTGCCACGAGCCCGCGGAGCCGGACGCTGTGCACGCGGACGCCGTCCACTTCGCAGCCCCGGGCCCCGGCGCGTTCGCTGGTGGTGGCATCGGGGCTGGGTGGCAGCTGGGCGGCAGCACGTTCGGCGGCAATCAGCTCCGCCGTGCGGACGGCAGTGCCGGAAGGGGCATCCACCTTGTCCGGGTGGTGCAGTTCGATGATCTCCACCGATTCGAAGTACTTGGACGCCTTCGCGGCGAACGCGGAGGCCAGGACGGAGCCCAGGGCGAAATTCGGGGCGATCAGGACGCCCGTCTCCGGGTGTTCCGCCAAGAGGGATTCCAGCGCGGAGAGGCGCTGGGCGTCCCAGCCTGTGGTGCCCACCACGGCGTGGATTCCGTGCTCGACGGCGAAGCGGACGTTCGCTTCGGTGCTTTCGGGGACCGTGAGGTCCACCAGGTACTGCGCACCTGAGGCGGTCAGCTGCTCCAGTGAGTCACCCCGTCCCAGGGCTGCGACGAGCTTCATGTCGGGAGCGGCGTCGATGGCCTTGACGGCTTCGGCGCCCATGCGTCCGTTGGCGCCGAGGACGGCCACCAGCTTGGGAACGGAGTGTTGTTCGGTCATGGCGTTAACCCTACCGGCGCCGGTGGTTGGTGCAGGAACCGGGAGGCGTGCGTTACCTCGCAGCGGGGATCAGCGGTGGGTGTCAGCCGCCTGCGCCAACCCATTCCACCGTGCCGTCGGAGAAGAACTGTTCCTTCCAGATGGGCACCTGTTCCTTGATGCGGTCCACGAGTTCTGAGCAGACGGCGAAGGCCTGGCCACGGTGCGCGGCGGAGACGGCGCACACCAGAGCGGGGTCGCCAATTTCCAGCATGCCGGTGCGGTGTGCTGCCCAGATCCGGACAGGCTGTTCAGCCCCGGCGTCCCCTTCAGCGCCCTGTTCGGCAACAAGGCGCGCGACGACGTCGGCCATCACCTGGTGTGCCGTGGGGTGCGCGCTGTAGCTGAGGCGCTGAACGGCCTTGCCGCCGTCGTGGTTCCGCACCACGCCGCTGAAGCTGACCACCGCGCCCGCGGTGTCGCTTTCCACTGCCGCTATTGCCTGGTCCACCGAGATGGGATCCGCACTCAGGACTGCCCTGACCACTTCAAATGCTTCAGTGCCCATGTCCGCCTTCCAGCTGGTCGCAAAGGTGCCCGATCAGCGGGTCCAGGACGGTGAGCCCGTCCATGACGCCCTTCGGTGATCCGGGCAGGTTGACGATGAACGTGTGCCCTGCGGCGCCGGCGTAGCCACGGCTTAGGGCAGCGAGCGGGGTTTTGGCAGCGCCCGCCCTCCTGATCGCCTCCATGATCCCGGGAATCTCGCGGTCCAGGAGCGGCAGGGTGACGTCCGGCGTGCGGTCGTCGGGGCTGAGCCCGGTGCCGCCGCTGGTGATGATGACGGCGGGGTGCTGGGTGAGGAGCGCCCTGATGGCGGCACCCGCCGGGTCACCGTCGGGGACCACCATGGCCGGAAACACGTCGAAGCCGTGCTCGGCGAGCCAGTCAGTGATCACGGGGCCGGTTTCGTCGTCGTAGATGCCGGCGGCCGCGCGGGTGGAGGCGATGACGACGCCGGCCTTCCGCCCCTGCACCTCGCCGTGCACATGCGGGGCCGCCGCGCTGAAGGGTGTGGTCACAGTGCCCAGTCTCCGCTCTTGCCGCCGCTCTTGGCCAGCACCTTGATGTCCGTCAGCACGGCGTGCTTGTCCACTGCCTTGATCATGTCGTAAACGCTCAGGGCGGCCACGGACACCGCGGTCAGGGCCTCCATTTCCACGCCGGTGACACCCCTGGTCTTGACGGTGGCGCCGATGGTGACGGCGTCAGCGCCAAGGTCAAAGTCGACCGTGACTTTGGAGAGCGGCAGCGGATGGCAGAGCGGGATCAGGTCCGGGGTCTTCTTGGCGGCCATGATGCCGGCTACGCGGGCAACGGCCAGGGCATCGCCCTTGGGGAGCCCGCCGGTGCCCAGGAGCTGCATTACTTCGGCGGTGGTCCGGACCGTGGCGGTGGCCGTCGCTTCCCGGGTGGTTTCTGCCTTGGCGGAAACGTCCACCATCTGGGCGCTGCCGTCCTGGCGCAGGTGCGTCAGGGCGGGGGTCTGTTCTGCGTTCACAGCATCCATACTTCCACCTCGTCCCCGGCAGCGAGTTCCGTGACGCCCTCGGGGATGTGGACCAGGACATTCGAGCCCGCGAGCGCGTGCATCAGGTGCGAGCTCTCGCCGCCTTCCAGCCGTACCGTCCCGTCCGGCCGCAGGCTCCCCCGGCGGACCTGGTGTTTGGTGCCGGGCGAGGTGAGCTGCTGCGTTTGCCCTTCAAGGTCAAGCCGGGCGCGCAGGGGCAGCCGGGGCGCCGGTGCCCCCACCAAGGCCGACAGGGCGGGCCGGAGGAACATTTCGAAGGAGACCAGGCAGCTGACCGGATTGCCGGGAAACCCAAGGAAGGGGACGCTGTCGAACGTTCCTATTCCCTGGGGACCGCCAGGCTGCAGGGCAACATGCAGGAAGTCGACCGGCTGTTCCGCCATGGCCTGACGCACCACCTCGTAGGCTCCCTTGCTGACCCCTCCGGTGGTGACGATCAGGTCGGAGTCCCGGCCTTCGGCCCGCAGCAGCGCCTGGAGTTCAGCAGGGTTGTCGGTGGAGATCCCTGCGCGGCGGACGCGGAGGCCTGCCTGTGTCATGGCCGCTTCCAGGAGGGTTCCGTTTGAGTCGTAGATCTTGCCGTCCGGCAGGGGCCGGCCCGGTTCAACCACTTCGTCCCCGGTGGTGACGAGCAGGACG
Coding sequences within:
- a CDS encoding molybdopterin molybdotransferase MoeA, producing MTTAQHAPAGRAHNARSVADHRAAVTDLLAPLAAESRAEAVPLPDALGRSLVHGLLAPLSLPPFANSQMDGYAVRSADIPNGGTDLRIMPPVPAGSTPQPLEPGTAAPIMTGAMIPVGADAVVPIEKAVPDHFLPEGTVVTLPATAPGTYVRTAGSDIPAGERALAARTCLGPAQLGLLAALGLTEVEVYRSVTVLLVTTGDEVVEPGRPLPDGKIYDSNGTLLEAAMTQAGLRVRRAGISTDNPAELQALLRAEGRDSDLIVTTGGVSKGAYEVVRQAMAEQPVDFLHVALQPGGPQGIGTFDSVPFLGFPGNPVSCLVSFEMFLRPALSALVGAPAPRLPLRARLDLEGQTQQLTSPGTKHQVRRGSLRPDGTVRLEGGESSHLMHALAGSNVLVHIPEGVTELAAGDEVEVWML
- the dapB gene encoding 4-hydroxy-tetrahydrodipicolinate reductase, whose translation is MTEQHSVPKLVAVLGANGRMGAEAVKAIDAAPDMKLVAALGRGDSLEQLTASGAQYLVDLTVPESTEANVRFAVEHGIHAVVGTTGWDAQRLSALESLLAEHPETGVLIAPNFALGSVLASAFAAKASKYFESVEIIELHHPDKVDAPSGTAVRTAELIAAERAAAQLPPSPDATTSERAGARGCEVDGVRVHSVRLRGLVAHQEVLLGGPGEQLTLRHDSFDRASFMPGVLLGVRNVAAHPGLTVGLDGYLDLGL
- a CDS encoding TM2 domain-containing protein, with the translated sequence MSHPNYPHPQQNGPSAPPIPPPPSSFGAQPAFEGQYPAGPQGEYQSAPYGQGPYSDAPRKSFMVTWLLSLLLGTFGVDRFYLGKIGTGVAKLLTAGGAGIWSIVDLIMTLTGNTRDKDGRPLEGYQENKKKAWIITAVVWLVSIITGILLTIASIAMVGAAIDARKVPVAPELPSASQAAPAPSGGSQTGGSAAGANSMVATVSEGNTVKVSVLDSIYTDKIPGMDYMTAKNGGFFAIEVSWETQTGSSFSSPSNFTVLDADGKEGEMVYLDEKLGPLPTDEVGAGDARKGIIAFDVKKGPVQVVVFDDYGDKAATFNLTAQ
- the moaC gene encoding cyclic pyranopterin monophosphate synthase MoaC; the protein is MDAVNAEQTPALTHLRQDGSAQMVDVSAKAETTREATATATVRTTAEVMQLLGTGGLPKGDALAVARVAGIMAAKKTPDLIPLCHPLPLSKVTVDFDLGADAVTIGATVKTRGVTGVEMEALTAVSVAALSVYDMIKAVDKHAVLTDIKVLAKSGGKSGDWAL
- a CDS encoding molybdenum cofactor biosynthesis protein MoaE encodes the protein MGTEAFEVVRAVLSADPISVDQAIAAVESDTAGAVVSFSGVVRNHDGGKAVQRLSYSAHPTAHQVMADVVARLVAEQGAEGDAGAEQPVRIWAAHRTGMLEIGDPALVCAVSAAHRGQAFAVCSELVDRIKEQVPIWKEQFFSDGTVEWVGAGG
- a CDS encoding MogA/MoaB family molybdenum cofactor biosynthesis protein — encoded protein: MTTPFSAAAPHVHGEVQGRKAGVVIASTRAAAGIYDDETGPVITDWLAEHGFDVFPAMVVPDGDPAGAAIRALLTQHPAVIITSGGTGLSPDDRTPDVTLPLLDREIPGIMEAIRRAGAAKTPLAALSRGYAGAAGHTFIVNLPGSPKGVMDGLTVLDPLIGHLCDQLEGGHGH